The following are encoded together in the Nocardioides okcheonensis genome:
- a CDS encoding adenosylcobinamide-GDP ribazoletransferase, with protein sequence MTSGPVPPTGPPTARVATVRDAFLLAAGTLTAVRVPPPRHVDRQVAGLAMLLAPLAVVPLAVAAGLVVAVADLVDLPPLATAYVVVLVLALGTRAFHWDGLADTADGLTASYSRERSLEVMRTGPVGPAGVVAVVLVAGLQAAGLTAVVRHDHGWWAVALLVCASRAVLAVACVRGVPAARADGLGATHIGAVPVVGAVAALVVGAVLAALAGHAVGSTPAGLVGCVLAVAAVVALLVRCTRRLGGITGDVLGASVEVALAVLLLAAATA encoded by the coding sequence GTGACCTCGGGACCTGTCCCGCCCACCGGTCCGCCGACGGCCCGCGTGGCCACCGTCCGCGACGCGTTCCTGCTGGCCGCCGGGACGCTCACCGCCGTCCGGGTCCCGCCCCCGCGGCACGTCGACCGGCAGGTCGCCGGCCTCGCGATGCTGCTCGCCCCGCTGGCGGTCGTGCCGCTCGCGGTCGCCGCCGGCCTTGTCGTCGCGGTGGCCGACCTGGTCGACCTGCCGCCGCTCGCGACGGCGTACGTCGTGGTGCTGGTGCTCGCGCTCGGCACCCGCGCCTTCCACTGGGACGGGCTCGCCGACACCGCCGACGGGCTGACCGCCTCCTACTCGCGCGAGCGCTCGCTCGAGGTGATGCGCACCGGCCCGGTCGGCCCGGCGGGGGTCGTCGCCGTGGTGCTGGTCGCGGGGCTGCAGGCCGCCGGGCTCACCGCGGTCGTGCGCCACGACCACGGCTGGTGGGCCGTGGCGCTGCTGGTGTGCGCCTCGCGGGCGGTGCTTGCGGTGGCGTGCGTGCGCGGCGTGCCGGCCGCGCGTGCCGACGGCCTCGGCGCCACCCACATCGGCGCGGTGCCGGTCGTCGGCGCGGTCGCCGCGCTCGTCGTCGGCGCGGTCCTCGCGGCGCTCGCGGGCCACGCGGTTGGCTCGACGCCCGCCGGACTGGTCGGGTGCGTGCTCGCGGTCGCGGCGGTCGTGGCGCTGCTCGTGCGGTGCACGCGACGGCTCGGCGGGATCACCGGCGACGTGCTCGGCGCGAGCGTCGAGGTCGCCCTCGCGGTGCTGCTCCTCGCCGCCGCCACCGCCTGA
- a CDS encoding twin-arginine translocase TatA/TatE family subunit — protein MFGIGLPELAVIAFFGVVLLGPDKLPGLARQLAHGIKAARRMGDSVRDDLRSSLGEEYSDLELRDLDPRQMVRRQVEEILAEREDDDREDDDEDDDALVDAPGASHPAPPHAAPVERKSA, from the coding sequence ATGTTCGGCATCGGTCTGCCAGAGCTCGCCGTCATCGCCTTCTTCGGCGTGGTGCTGCTCGGCCCCGACAAGCTCCCCGGGCTGGCCAGGCAGCTGGCCCACGGCATCAAGGCCGCCAGGCGCATGGGTGACTCCGTGCGCGACGACCTCCGCTCCTCCCTCGGTGAGGAGTACTCCGACCTCGAGCTCCGCGACCTCGACCCGCGCCAGATGGTGCGGCGCCAGGTCGAGGAGATCCTCGCCGAGCGTGAGGACGACGACCGCGAGGACGACGACGAGGACGACGACGCCCTCGTGGACGCCCCCGGCGCGTCACACCCGGCACCACCCCACGCAGCACCCGTTGAAAGGAAGTCAGCATGA
- the tatA gene encoding twin-arginine translocase TatA/TatE family subunit: MTSTTLAPLLVGGLGGMELLIILAVLVLLFGASKLPELARGSGQALRIFKSETKGLMDSDSDKDKDKDKDAQPAPTAVATAPVDETPVSEPVIVHTPREHDAQRG; encoded by the coding sequence ATGACGTCCACCACTCTCGCTCCCCTGCTCGTCGGCGGGCTGGGCGGCATGGAGCTGCTCATCATCCTCGCCGTCCTGGTCCTGCTGTTCGGCGCCAGCAAGCTCCCCGAGCTCGCCCGCGGCTCCGGCCAGGCGCTGCGGATCTTCAAGTCCGAGACCAAGGGCCTGATGGACTCCGACTCCGACAAGGACAAGGACAAGGACAAGGACGCGCAGCCCGCGCCCACGGCGGTTGCCACGGCGCCGGTCGACGAGACCCCGGTCTCCGAGCCGGTCATCGTCCACACGCCCCGCGAGCACGACGCGCAGCGCGGCTGA
- the ctlX gene encoding citrulline utilization hydrolase CtlX → MSAQAPSAVILVRATKFVPNPATAADNAFQADAPAGQTDEATSAKALAEMDALAEALRAVGVRVHVFEDDDHTRPDSVFPNNWVSTHAGGTVAVYPMYASNRRHERRADVLEMLKSQYRVQAIVDYSGLEPDGIFLEGTGAMVLDHVSRVAYTARSHRADTAVLERFCTDFTYEPMAFDAVDSEGVPVYHTNVIACIGTDVAMIALEMIPDVQRREQVRERLAVTGRTIVELTEEQIREFAGNAVELCGRTPEGKRRYVMAMSARAKRSLRPEQVAVIEESCEIVAVDIPTIELAGGSVRCMIAGVHLDKRPEQLPEPGENVVAINVDDPTTPDGRYVDGNVHD, encoded by the coding sequence GTGAGTGCCCAGGCCCCCTCTGCTGTCATCCTCGTCCGCGCGACGAAGTTCGTCCCCAACCCGGCGACGGCTGCCGACAACGCCTTCCAGGCCGATGCGCCGGCCGGCCAGACCGACGAGGCCACCTCGGCCAAGGCGCTCGCCGAGATGGACGCCCTCGCCGAGGCGCTGCGCGCCGTCGGCGTGCGGGTGCACGTCTTCGAGGACGACGACCACACCCGTCCCGACAGCGTGTTCCCCAACAACTGGGTCTCCACGCACGCCGGCGGCACCGTCGCGGTCTACCCGATGTACGCCTCCAACCGGCGCCACGAGCGCCGCGCCGACGTGCTGGAGATGCTCAAGTCGCAGTACCGCGTCCAGGCCATCGTCGACTACTCCGGCCTGGAGCCGGACGGCATCTTCCTCGAGGGCACCGGCGCGATGGTGCTCGACCACGTCTCGCGGGTGGCGTACACCGCGCGCAGCCACCGCGCCGACACCGCGGTGCTGGAGCGCTTCTGCACCGACTTCACCTACGAGCCGATGGCCTTCGACGCGGTCGACTCGGAGGGCGTGCCGGTCTACCACACCAACGTGATCGCCTGCATCGGCACCGACGTCGCGATGATCGCGCTGGAGATGATCCCCGACGTGCAGCGTCGCGAGCAGGTGCGCGAGCGCCTGGCCGTCACCGGTCGCACCATCGTCGAGCTCACCGAGGAGCAGATCCGCGAGTTCGCCGGCAACGCGGTCGAGCTGTGCGGTCGCACCCCCGAGGGCAAGCGGCGCTACGTGATGGCGATGTCGGCCCGGGCCAAGCGCTCGCTGCGTCCCGAGCAGGTCGCGGTGATCGAGGAGTCGTGCGAGATCGTCGCCGTCGACATCCCGACCATCGAGCTCGCCGGCGGGTCCGTGCGGTGCATGATCGCGGGCGTCCACCTCGACAAGCGTCCCGAGCAGCTGCCGGAGCCGGGGGAGAACGTCGTCGCGATCAACGTCGACGACCCGACCACCCCCGACGGCCGCTACGTCGACGGCAACGTCCACGACTGA
- the tatC gene encoding twin-arginine translocase subunit TatC, producing MSIATVVDVLRGPAARPGAVPGSMSLADHLREVRARLIRSALVLVVAFLVALPFYDQLLSLVLGPYNQAQTLIGEDTVSTAYVAGATGPLMLNLKLCGTAALVAASPYWLWQVWAFVVPGLLPREKRWSRVFAAIAGPLFIAGVALGYYVLPKGLGVLIGFTPAGMENLVEFGDYFSFFSRMLLVFGLAVEIPFFLVLLNLAGVVTGAQLGRHRAIILMAAVVFAAVATPSTDPFSMLMLAIPMMVLFVLAEVVCRVIDRRRAHRSPVPALLTDED from the coding sequence ATGTCGATCGCCACCGTCGTGGACGTGCTCCGCGGACCCGCAGCCCGACCGGGCGCGGTCCCGGGGAGCATGTCCCTGGCCGACCACCTCCGCGAGGTGCGGGCCAGGCTGATCAGGTCCGCCCTCGTCCTCGTGGTGGCGTTCCTCGTCGCGCTGCCCTTCTACGACCAGCTCCTCTCGCTGGTCCTCGGGCCCTACAACCAGGCCCAGACCCTCATCGGTGAGGACACGGTCAGCACCGCGTACGTCGCGGGTGCGACGGGTCCCCTGATGCTCAACCTCAAGCTGTGCGGCACCGCCGCGCTCGTCGCGGCCAGCCCGTACTGGCTCTGGCAGGTCTGGGCGTTCGTCGTCCCCGGTCTGCTGCCGCGCGAGAAGCGCTGGTCGCGGGTCTTCGCCGCAATCGCCGGTCCGCTGTTCATCGCCGGCGTCGCGCTGGGCTACTACGTGCTGCCCAAGGGCCTCGGGGTCCTGATCGGCTTCACGCCCGCCGGCATGGAGAACCTCGTCGAGTTCGGCGACTACTTCTCCTTCTTCAGCCGGATGCTGCTCGTCTTCGGCCTCGCGGTCGAGATCCCGTTCTTCCTGGTGCTGCTCAACCTCGCCGGTGTCGTCACCGGCGCCCAGCTGGGCCGGCACCGCGCGATCATCCTGATGGCGGCCGTCGTGTTCGCCGCCGTCGCGACGCCGTCGACCGACCCGTTCTCGATGCTGATGCTGGCCATCCCGATGATGGTGCTCTTCGTCCTCGCCGAGGTCGTGTGCCGGGTCATCGACAGGCGTCGTGCCCACCGGTCGCCGGTCCCGGCGCTCCTCACGGACGAGGACTGA
- a CDS encoding ferritin-like domain-containing protein, translating into MINRSAENETDRRLFLKSAGVAGLGVVGAGALGATAPAMAASGVSDGAVLNFALNLEYLEAEFYQYAAFGKGLDDKLTSGKGKKGGVKGGRQVSFATPAIRKYAEEIATDELDHVAFLRKALGGAKVARPAINIQESFTAAATAAGLIQPGQTFDPYANEDNFLLAAFVFEDVGVTAYKGAAPLITNKTYLEAAAGILAVEAYHAGIVRSALYSKGLQDAAKAISKARDSLDGKGTKDQGIGSAAGKANLVPTDKNGIAYSRTPGQVLNVVYLNPKSVTKGGFFPRGVNGAVNKSA; encoded by the coding sequence ATGATCAACCGGAGCGCGGAGAACGAGACCGACCGTCGTCTCTTCCTCAAGTCCGCGGGCGTCGCCGGCCTCGGCGTCGTCGGCGCCGGAGCGCTCGGCGCCACCGCCCCCGCGATGGCGGCGAGCGGCGTCAGCGACGGCGCGGTCCTCAACTTCGCCCTCAACCTCGAGTACCTGGAGGCGGAGTTCTACCAGTACGCCGCCTTCGGCAAGGGCCTCGACGACAAGCTCACCTCGGGCAAGGGCAAGAAGGGCGGTGTGAAGGGCGGCCGCCAGGTCTCCTTCGCCACCCCGGCGATCCGCAAGTACGCCGAGGAGATCGCCACGGACGAGCTCGACCACGTCGCGTTCCTGCGCAAGGCGCTCGGTGGCGCGAAGGTGGCCCGTCCGGCCATCAACATCCAGGAGAGCTTCACCGCCGCGGCCACCGCGGCCGGTCTGATCCAGCCGGGCCAGACCTTCGACCCCTACGCCAACGAGGACAACTTCCTCCTCGCGGCGTTCGTCTTCGAGGACGTGGGTGTCACGGCCTACAAGGGCGCGGCCCCGCTGATCACCAACAAGACCTACCTGGAGGCGGCCGCCGGCATCCTGGCCGTCGAGGCCTACCACGCCGGCATCGTGCGCAGCGCCCTGTACTCCAAGGGCCTGCAGGACGCCGCGAAGGCCATCTCGAAGGCCCGCGACAGCCTCGACGGCAAGGGCACCAAGGACCAGGGCATCGGCTCCGCCGCCGGCAAGGCCAACCTGGTCCCGACCGACAAGAACGGCATCGCCTACAGCCGTACGCCGGGCCAGGTGCTCAACGTGGTCTACCTGAACCCGAAGTCGGTCACCAAGGGCGGGTTCTTCCCCCGCGGCGTCAACGGCGCCGTGAACAAGAGCGCGTGA
- the cobT gene encoding nicotinate-nucleotide--dimethylbenzimidazole phosphoribosyltransferase has translation MTRTSPVAPPSPAVAARAQERLAGLATPAGALGRVGELGAWLAAVQGEVPPRPLDDVRLVVLAGDHGVAAHGVSAYPAAVTEAMVRTIVGGRAGVSALAAAHGVAVSVHDVAVDADLSDLPAEVTAHKLRRGSGAIHVEDATTRAEAEAALALGARLAREHAADGAQLLMTGDLGIGNTTPAAALVAAQLGLPADEVTGRGTGVDDAGWTRKRDVVAAALARVGERADDPVEALAALGSADLAVTVGFQAEASRLGVPVLLDGLMSVSCALVAEALAPGASAWWVAGHRSTEPAQAHALKSLGLHPLLDLGMRLGEGSGAVAALPVLRSGVAVLRDVALLSEVLPS, from the coding sequence ATGACCCGGACCTCGCCCGTCGCTCCCCCGTCCCCCGCCGTCGCCGCCCGTGCGCAGGAGCGGCTCGCCGGCCTCGCGACGCCGGCCGGCGCGCTCGGCCGCGTCGGCGAGCTCGGCGCCTGGCTGGCCGCGGTGCAGGGCGAGGTGCCGCCACGCCCGCTCGACGACGTACGCCTCGTCGTGCTGGCCGGCGACCACGGCGTCGCCGCGCACGGGGTCTCGGCCTACCCCGCCGCGGTCACCGAGGCGATGGTGCGCACGATCGTCGGCGGCCGGGCCGGTGTCTCGGCCCTGGCGGCGGCGCACGGGGTCGCGGTGAGCGTGCACGACGTCGCGGTCGACGCCGACCTGTCCGACCTGCCCGCCGAGGTCACTGCCCACAAGCTGCGCCGCGGCTCTGGCGCGATCCACGTCGAGGACGCCACCACGCGCGCCGAGGCCGAGGCCGCGCTCGCGCTCGGTGCCCGGCTGGCCCGCGAGCACGCCGCGGACGGCGCCCAGCTGCTGATGACCGGCGACCTCGGCATCGGCAACACCACCCCCGCCGCGGCCCTGGTCGCCGCGCAGCTCGGGCTCCCGGCCGACGAGGTCACCGGGCGCGGGACCGGGGTCGACGACGCCGGCTGGACCCGCAAGCGCGACGTGGTCGCGGCCGCGCTGGCCCGGGTGGGCGAGCGGGCGGACGACCCGGTCGAGGCGCTCGCCGCCCTCGGCAGCGCCGACCTCGCGGTCACCGTCGGCTTCCAGGCCGAGGCGTCGCGGCTCGGCGTGCCGGTGCTGCTCGACGGCCTGATGTCCGTCTCGTGCGCGCTCGTCGCCGAGGCGCTGGCCCCGGGCGCGAGTGCGTGGTGGGTGGCCGGTCACCGCTCCACCGAGCCCGCGCAGGCCCACGCGCTGAAGTCGCTCGGCCTGCACCCGCTGCTCGACCTGGGCATGCGACTCGGCGAGGGCTCGGGCGCGGTCGCGGCCCTCCCCGTCCTGCGCTCCGGCGTGGCGGTCCTGCGCGACGTCGCGCTGCTCTCCGAGGTCCTGCCTTCGTGA
- a CDS encoding bifunctional metallophosphatase/5'-nucleotidase, which produces MPTPTQTIPARRTVVTGAAALAAAGFVAAPAPAQAHRGRHGHHRPTTRLTVLGTTDLHGNVLNWDYFKNADFDNTAHDDIGLAKAATLIKAARQELRHQPVLTLDAGDTLQGTPLAYYYARIDPITGGARHPMATAMNLVGYDAAALGNHEFNYGIDTLRTFESQLDFPLLGANAVDPATQRPVFPPYVIKRFRVKSGPTLTVGVLGLTNPGIALWDKANVEGRMEFPGLVEQARKFVPELKRRGCDVVVVSAHSGADTSSSYGDALPYPENAASLVAEQVPGVDAILVGHAHKEIPERYVTNTRTGQQVLLCEPLYWGMRVAVMDLDLELHRGRWKVVATHGQTLNSNTVDGDPRVLAAVRAQHETVVDYVNSPIGTSTTALSADRAVVEDVPIIDFVQYVQADAVKAGLGAADAALPVLSIAAPFNRAASFPSGQVTVRDVAGLYIYDNTLLGVRITGAQVKDYLEFSARYFQQVSGTGPFTVEQVTRAVTPTAPNGTPDYNFDSVAGLDAPLTYQIDIAQPVGSRIVGLAYDGVPVAADQEFAMAVNNYRQSGGGGFPHVSTAPVVYNQQNEIRQLIIDWVTEHGTIDPAQFASADWSLVSGGQPVTIS; this is translated from the coding sequence ATGCCCACCCCCACCCAGACCATCCCCGCCCGCCGCACCGTCGTCACCGGGGCCGCGGCCCTCGCCGCGGCCGGCTTCGTCGCCGCACCCGCGCCCGCCCAGGCGCACCGCGGCCGGCACGGCCACCACCGCCCGACGACCCGGCTCACGGTCCTCGGCACCACCGACCTGCACGGCAACGTCCTGAACTGGGACTACTTCAAGAACGCCGACTTCGACAACACCGCCCACGACGACATCGGGCTCGCCAAGGCCGCCACGCTGATCAAGGCCGCCCGCCAGGAGCTGCGCCACCAGCCGGTCCTGACCCTCGACGCCGGCGACACCCTCCAGGGCACCCCGCTGGCCTACTACTACGCCCGCATCGACCCGATCACCGGCGGTGCGAGGCACCCGATGGCGACCGCGATGAACCTCGTCGGCTACGACGCGGCGGCGCTGGGCAACCACGAGTTCAACTACGGCATCGACACCCTGCGCACCTTCGAGTCCCAGCTCGACTTCCCGCTGCTCGGCGCCAACGCGGTCGACCCGGCCACCCAGCGCCCGGTCTTCCCGCCCTACGTCATCAAGCGGTTCCGCGTGAAGAGCGGCCCGACCCTCACCGTCGGCGTGCTCGGCCTGACCAACCCCGGCATCGCGCTGTGGGACAAGGCCAACGTCGAGGGCCGCATGGAGTTCCCCGGCCTGGTCGAGCAGGCGAGGAAGTTCGTCCCCGAGCTCAAGCGCCGTGGCTGCGACGTCGTCGTGGTCAGCGCCCACAGCGGCGCCGACACCTCCTCGTCCTACGGCGACGCGCTGCCGTACCCCGAGAACGCCGCGTCGCTCGTCGCCGAGCAGGTCCCCGGGGTCGACGCCATCCTGGTCGGCCACGCCCACAAGGAGATCCCGGAGCGCTACGTCACCAACACCCGCACCGGCCAGCAGGTGCTGCTGTGCGAGCCGCTCTACTGGGGCATGCGCGTCGCGGTGATGGACCTCGACCTCGAGCTGCACCGCGGCCGGTGGAAGGTCGTCGCGACGCACGGGCAGACGCTCAACTCCAACACCGTCGACGGCGACCCGCGCGTGCTCGCCGCGGTCCGCGCGCAGCACGAGACGGTCGTCGACTACGTCAACTCCCCCATCGGCACCTCCACGACCGCGCTGTCCGCCGACCGCGCGGTGGTCGAGGACGTCCCGATCATCGACTTCGTGCAGTACGTCCAGGCCGACGCCGTGAAGGCCGGGCTGGGCGCCGCCGACGCCGCGCTGCCGGTGCTCTCCATCGCCGCGCCGTTCAACCGGGCCGCGTCGTTCCCGTCCGGGCAGGTCACCGTGCGCGACGTCGCCGGGCTGTACATCTACGACAACACGCTGCTCGGCGTGCGGATCACGGGCGCCCAGGTCAAGGACTACCTCGAGTTCTCCGCTCGCTACTTCCAGCAGGTCTCCGGCACAGGCCCGTTCACCGTCGAGCAGGTCACCCGTGCGGTCACGCCGACCGCGCCGAACGGCACGCCCGACTACAACTTCGACTCCGTCGCCGGCCTCGACGCGCCGCTGACCTACCAGATCGACATCGCCCAGCCGGTCGGGTCACGGATCGTCGGCCTCGCCTACGACGGCGTGCCGGTGGCGGCGGACCAGGAGTTCGCGATGGCGGTCAACAACTACCGCCAGTCCGGCGGTGGCGGGTTCCCGCACGTCAGCACGGCCCCGGTGGTCTACAACCAGCAGAACGAGATCCGCCAGCTCATCATCGACTGGGTCACCGAGCACGGCACCATCGACCCGGCGCAGTTCGCCTCGGCCGACTGGAGCCTGGTCTCGGGCGGCCAGCCGGTCACCATCTCCTGA
- a CDS encoding 2'-5' RNA ligase family protein, producing the protein MTGHSVLQLPVPALEDWVRARTAHYDTGFVSADPRFGHAHVTALGPFDPAPTAEVIAAVGEIAATTAPVAVRLAELDQFPNGIIHLVPQPDDRLRDLTARLVAAFPQWPPYGGEFGGPADVRPHLTVDAASADVDLASTARLLAGTVPVDVVLDWLQLAWWESGGCRVLHEWRLGEPTPPVI; encoded by the coding sequence GTGACCGGCCACTCCGTCCTGCAGCTCCCCGTGCCGGCGCTCGAGGACTGGGTGCGGGCGCGGACGGCCCACTACGACACGGGGTTCGTCTCCGCCGACCCGCGGTTCGGGCACGCCCACGTCACCGCCCTCGGCCCCTTCGACCCGGCCCCGACCGCGGAGGTGATCGCCGCCGTGGGGGAGATCGCCGCCACGACCGCGCCGGTCGCGGTCCGGCTCGCCGAGCTCGACCAGTTCCCGAACGGGATCATCCACCTCGTGCCGCAGCCGGACGACCGGCTGCGCGACCTCACCGCCCGGCTGGTCGCGGCGTTCCCGCAGTGGCCGCCCTACGGCGGGGAGTTCGGCGGCCCCGCGGACGTCCGCCCGCACCTCACCGTCGACGCCGCGTCCGCGGACGTCGACCTCGCCTCCACCGCCCGGCTGCTCGCCGGGACCGTCCCGGTCGACGTGGTGCTCGACTGGCTCCAGCTCGCGTGGTGGGAGTCGGGCGGCTGCCGGGTGCTCCACGAGTGGCGGCTGGGCGAGCCCACCCCGCCGGTCATCTGA
- a CDS encoding threonine aldolase family protein: MSELQDRFRAASATAEAVFWREPLTPAATFRELADFAEEHDVAWDRYGERGAVAQLEAEVAELLGKPAAVMFPSGVMAQQATLRAWCDRAGSRRVALPDLSHLLHHEQDGPRRVMGLELEPLTSGRETPTAAALARVPGRLGAAMVELPLRDAGCLLPPWEDLVELSAAARERGVALHADGARIWESVPHWGRTLAEAADLVDSMYVSLYKGLGATSGALVVCPEDLAGELRSWRQRMGGTIFSMTAAAVGGLKGLREHLDRFAGYRDWAIALAAELNGRGIRTFPEQPHIPTFLAYAPGEADEVNERLVAHVEAHGVVPSGMWQPADVPGWVVTELTCYDAAVDRDPADVAEQVAAVVA; this comes from the coding sequence GTGAGCGAGCTCCAGGACCGGTTCCGCGCCGCCTCGGCCACCGCCGAGGCGGTGTTCTGGCGCGAGCCGTTGACGCCCGCGGCGACCTTCCGCGAGCTCGCGGACTTCGCCGAGGAGCACGACGTCGCGTGGGACCGCTACGGCGAGCGGGGCGCCGTCGCCCAGCTCGAGGCCGAGGTGGCCGAGCTGCTCGGCAAGCCCGCCGCGGTGATGTTCCCCAGCGGCGTGATGGCCCAGCAGGCCACGCTCCGCGCCTGGTGCGACCGCGCGGGCTCGCGCCGGGTCGCGCTGCCCGACCTCTCCCACCTGCTCCACCACGAGCAGGACGGCCCCCGCCGCGTGATGGGGCTCGAGCTCGAGCCGCTGACGTCCGGTCGTGAGACCCCGACCGCCGCCGCGCTGGCGAGGGTCCCGGGGCGCCTCGGTGCGGCCATGGTCGAGCTCCCGCTGCGGGACGCGGGCTGCCTGCTGCCGCCCTGGGAGGACCTGGTCGAGCTGTCCGCCGCGGCCCGCGAGCGCGGCGTCGCGCTGCACGCCGACGGCGCCCGCATCTGGGAGTCCGTGCCGCACTGGGGCCGGACGCTCGCCGAGGCCGCCGACCTCGTCGACTCGATGTACGTCTCGCTCTACAAGGGCCTCGGCGCCACCAGCGGCGCCCTCGTGGTGTGCCCGGAGGACCTGGCCGGCGAGCTGCGCTCGTGGCGGCAGCGGATGGGCGGGACGATCTTCTCGATGACCGCCGCCGCGGTGGGCGGCCTCAAGGGGCTGCGCGAGCACCTCGACCGGTTCGCCGGCTACCGCGACTGGGCGATCGCCCTCGCCGCCGAGCTCAACGGGCGCGGCATCCGGACCTTCCCCGAGCAGCCGCACATCCCGACCTTCCTGGCCTACGCCCCGGGCGAGGCCGACGAGGTCAACGAGCGGCTCGTCGCCCACGTCGAGGCGCACGGGGTGGTGCCGTCGGGGATGTGGCAGCCGGCGGACGTGCCGGGCTGGGTCGTCACCGAGCTCACCTGCTACGACGCCGCGGTCGACCGCGATCCCGCGGACGTCGCCGAGCAGGTCGCGGCGGTCGTGGCCTGA
- a CDS encoding Nramp family divalent metal transporter, producing the protein MFQTPKYAAPPRRRTTTSTAAATGTLEPAAAPRSVARSGRLWPLLGPAFVTAVAYVDPGNFATNIAAGSAYGYLLVWVVVVSNVMAMLIQYLSAKAGVATGMSLPALCREHLPRRVVRGLWGQAELVAIATDLAEVVGGALALKLLFDLPLLVGGTITAVVAFALLGLKGHGHRHFESVIVGLLAVILVGFVYDVAISGVDSMAVLDGTLPRFAGAESVMLAAGMLGATVMPHAIYLHSGLTSERGRPATEDERRTVMRSQRVDVVVAMGIAGLMNLSLLLVAAAALSGQGIDTIEGAHAGLGDSLGRGAALLFALGLLASGFASSSVGTLAGQVVMDGFIRRRIPVVLRRLVTLAPALVILALGVDPTAALVGSQVVLSFGIPFALVPLVWFTARRDVMGSLVNRRVTTAAGIAVAAAIIALNAVLLVQLAT; encoded by the coding sequence ATGTTCCAGACCCCGAAGTACGCCGCGCCGCCCCGGCGCCGGACCACGACCTCGACCGCAGCGGCGACGGGGACGCTCGAGCCGGCGGCTGCGCCGCGGTCGGTCGCCCGCAGCGGCCGCCTGTGGCCGCTGCTCGGCCCGGCGTTCGTCACCGCCGTGGCCTACGTCGACCCGGGCAACTTCGCCACCAACATCGCGGCCGGCTCGGCCTACGGCTACCTGCTCGTCTGGGTGGTCGTCGTCAGCAACGTGATGGCGATGCTCATCCAGTACCTCTCCGCCAAGGCGGGCGTGGCGACCGGGATGAGCCTGCCGGCGCTGTGCCGCGAGCACCTCCCGCGCCGGGTCGTCCGCGGGCTGTGGGGCCAGGCCGAGCTCGTCGCGATCGCGACCGACCTCGCCGAGGTCGTCGGCGGCGCGCTGGCGCTCAAGCTCCTCTTCGACCTGCCGCTGCTGGTCGGCGGCACCATCACCGCCGTCGTCGCCTTCGCCCTGCTGGGGCTGAAGGGCCACGGCCACCGCCACTTCGAGTCCGTCATCGTCGGCCTGCTCGCGGTGATCCTGGTGGGCTTCGTCTACGACGTGGCGATCAGCGGCGTCGACTCGATGGCCGTGCTCGACGGCACCCTCCCGCGCTTCGCCGGCGCCGAGAGCGTGATGCTCGCCGCCGGCATGCTCGGCGCCACCGTCATGCCCCACGCGATCTACCTGCACAGCGGCCTCACCAGCGAGCGCGGGCGCCCGGCGACCGAGGACGAGCGCCGCACGGTGATGCGGAGCCAGCGCGTCGACGTCGTCGTCGCGATGGGCATCGCCGGGCTGATGAACCTCTCGCTGCTCCTCGTCGCGGCCGCTGCGCTGTCGGGTCAGGGCATCGACACCATCGAGGGGGCGCACGCCGGCCTCGGCGACTCGCTGGGCCGGGGCGCCGCGCTCCTCTTCGCGCTCGGGCTGCTCGCCTCGGGCTTCGCGTCCAGCAGCGTCGGCACGCTCGCGGGCCAGGTCGTGATGGACGGCTTCATCCGCCGCCGGATCCCGGTCGTCCTGCGCCGCCTCGTCACGCTGGCGCCGGCGCTGGTGATCCTGGCCCTCGGGGTCGACCCGACCGCGGCCCTGGTCGGCTCGCAGGTCGTGCTGTCCTTCGGCATCCCGTTCGCGCTGGTGCCGCTGGTGTGGTTCACCGCGCGGCGCGACGTGATGGGGTCGCTGGTCAACCGGCGCGTGACCACCGCGGCCGGCATCGCGGTGGCCGCGGCGATCATCGCCCTCAACGCCGTGCTCCTCGTCCAGCTCGCGACCTGA